One part of the Leptolyngbya sp. FACHB-261 genome encodes these proteins:
- a CDS encoding NADPH:quinone reductase: MKAIRVREFGGPEVLQLEDVPDLQPGPGQVVVRVHAIGVNPVDTYIRSGINYSTKLPYTPGTDAAGVIEAVGAVSRLSTGDRVYTAKTLSGAYAELTLCDQAQVHRLPSQLSFAQGAAINVPYATAYRALFQRAKAVPGEVVLVHGASGGVGIAAVQLARAAGLTVIGTGGSEQGRRLVTEQGAQQVLDHHDPTYLEQVLALTEQRGVDVILEMLANVNLDKDLGLLAPGGRVVVIGNRGRIEIDPRAAMSRDASILGMSLFNASEREFASLYAALAVGLENGTLRPIVRQEIPLAEAPRAHQAVLEAGAYGKIVLIP, encoded by the coding sequence ATGAAAGCAATCCGGGTGCGAGAGTTTGGCGGACCAGAGGTTCTGCAATTAGAAGACGTTCCCGATCTGCAACCGGGTCCAGGTCAAGTTGTTGTGCGAGTTCATGCCATTGGGGTCAACCCGGTTGATACCTACATTCGTTCTGGTATTAACTACAGCACCAAGCTTCCTTACACGCCTGGTACAGATGCAGCAGGTGTGATCGAAGCGGTAGGTGCAGTGAGCCGCCTGAGTACGGGCGACCGAGTTTACACAGCCAAAACTCTCAGCGGCGCTTATGCAGAACTCACTCTCTGCGACCAAGCTCAGGTCCACCGATTACCCAGTCAGCTTTCCTTCGCCCAGGGGGCAGCCATCAATGTCCCTTACGCCACTGCTTATCGGGCTCTGTTTCAACGCGCCAAAGCTGTTCCAGGCGAGGTGGTGTTGGTGCATGGAGCTAGTGGTGGCGTTGGCATTGCAGCGGTACAGCTTGCCCGCGCTGCGGGTCTCACCGTTATTGGCACAGGTGGCAGTGAGCAGGGACGGCGATTAGTGACCGAGCAGGGAGCCCAACAGGTCTTGGATCACCACGACCCAACCTACCTGGAGCAGGTGTTGGCCTTGACGGAGCAGCGGGGCGTAGATGTCATTCTGGAAATGCTGGCCAATGTCAACCTGGACAAGGACTTGGGATTGCTGGCTCCCGGCGGCAGGGTTGTGGTGATTGGCAACCGAGGTCGCATCGAAATCGACCCAAGAGCAGCCATGAGTCGCGATGCCAGCATCTTGGGCATGAGCTTGTTCAATGCATCTGAGCGGGAGTTTGCCAGTCTCTATGCCGCTCTAGCAGTTGGCTTAGAAAACGGTACGCTGCGCCCGATTGTTAGACAAGAAATTCCTTTGGCAGAAGCGCCTCGCGCCCATCAAGCGGTCCTAGAAGCTGGCGCATACGGCAAGATAGTTTTGATTCCCTAA
- a CDS encoding DNA-3-methyladenine glycosylase has protein sequence MQYAVAVDFLKQADPILGQVIEQVGPCQLVHESDQEHDLLASLARSILYQQLSGKAAAAIHRRFLLLYPNQPFPSATDLLNTPDEDLRTAGVSRPKIRYLKDLAEKILAGLPTLAELETLDDEAIIQTLTQVKGIGRWTVQMMLIFRLHRPDVLPVDDLGVRSGIRKLYGLPELPDRKTVERLGQRWQPYRSIASWYVWRSLELTPQSAS, from the coding sequence GTGCAGTACGCAGTTGCCGTTGATTTCCTCAAACAAGCTGACCCAATTTTGGGACAGGTGATTGAACAAGTTGGACCTTGCCAGTTGGTTCATGAATCTGATCAGGAGCATGATTTGCTAGCCTCATTGGCCCGCTCGATTCTCTATCAGCAACTCTCTGGCAAAGCGGCAGCAGCGATCCATCGTCGCTTTTTGCTGCTGTATCCTAACCAGCCTTTTCCTTCGGCAACTGATCTGTTGAATACTCCAGACGAGGATCTACGCACTGCTGGCGTTTCTCGGCCTAAAATTCGCTATTTGAAAGATCTGGCCGAGAAGATTTTGGCAGGCCTGCCCACGCTCGCCGAATTAGAAACTTTGGATGACGAGGCAATCATTCAAACCCTGACGCAGGTTAAGGGAATTGGCCGTTGGACGGTACAAATGATGTTGATCTTTCGGCTACACCGGCCTGATGTATTGCCGGTTGATGATCTTGGGGTGCGGTCTGGAATTCGCAAGCTATACGGCTTGCCAGAATTGCCAGACCGCAAAACCGTAGAACGGCTTGGGCAGCGCTGGCAACCCTATCGCAGCATCGCTTCCTGGTATGTGTGGCGAAGCCTAGAGCTAACCCCTCAAAGCGCTTCTTGA
- a CDS encoding outer membrane beta-barrel protein, with the protein MRSFKLAACLSVLALGLTTLTTQAASAQPAPTASTPGSYIGGGFTGGVTSGGGNGEAANIGGNITGRYRFSQAPVSLRTSVLLSNGSPVVVPTVSYDLALGQRTNVYLGAGASVVTGDSDRSSPLGNQTAFALQPGVEVSLNRNLVWFGNGVVAFNAYESGGTAASLQTGVGLQF; encoded by the coding sequence ATGCGCTCATTCAAACTTGCTGCTTGCTTGTCAGTTCTCGCCTTGGGTCTAACCACGCTAACGACTCAGGCTGCCTCTGCCCAGCCAGCACCCACCGCCAGCACTCCTGGCAGTTACATTGGCGGTGGCTTTACAGGCGGTGTAACCAGTGGTGGTGGCAATGGCGAAGCCGCTAACATCGGTGGCAACATCACAGGCCGCTATCGCTTTAGTCAAGCCCCTGTCTCACTACGTACCTCCGTGCTCCTCAGCAACGGCAGCCCGGTAGTCGTGCCCACCGTTTCCTATGACTTAGCGCTAGGACAACGCACAAACGTCTACCTGGGCGCAGGTGCTTCTGTGGTGACGGGCGATTCTGACCGCTCCTCGCCTCTAGGCAACCAAACCGCTTTCGCACTCCAACCCGGTGTGGAAGTCAGCCTCAACCGCAACCTGGTCTGGTTTGGCAATGGCGTAGTTGCCTTTAATGCCTACGAGAGTGGTGGTACCGCAGCGAGTCTGCAAACCGGTGTTGGCCTACAGTTCTAG
- the rpaB gene encoding response regulator transcription factor RpaB: MENLKRKILVVDDEDNIRHILKVRLSMAGYTVATAADGQEALTSFRRESPDLVVLDVMMPGLDGYGVCRELRKESDIPIIMLTALGSIADRIMGLELGADDYIAKPFSPKELEARIGCILRRVKRDNSTSLLGSGVIQVGKLRIDNDKRQVHRGDERIRLTDMEFGLLELLLSRAGKPVSRADILHEVWGYTPRCQADTRVVDVHVSRLRAKIEENPKNPEFIITARGLGYLSQRLADYDQAVSA, translated from the coding sequence TTGGAGAATCTCAAGAGAAAGATATTAGTCGTCGATGACGAAGACAACATTCGTCACATCTTAAAAGTACGTCTTTCGATGGCAGGTTACACTGTCGCCACTGCCGCTGATGGCCAAGAAGCTTTAACCAGCTTCCGTCGTGAATCTCCTGATCTGGTTGTTCTCGATGTCATGATGCCTGGGCTGGACGGTTATGGCGTTTGTCGCGAATTGCGCAAGGAATCCGACATTCCCATCATTATGCTCACGGCTTTGGGCAGCATAGCCGACCGCATTATGGGGTTGGAGTTGGGGGCTGACGACTATATTGCCAAGCCCTTTTCGCCTAAAGAGCTCGAGGCCCGCATCGGCTGTATCCTGCGCCGTGTTAAACGGGACAATTCCACCAGTCTGCTGGGTTCAGGCGTAATTCAGGTCGGCAAACTGCGCATTGATAACGACAAGCGGCAGGTTCACAGAGGAGATGAGCGTATCCGCTTGACGGACATGGAGTTCGGATTGTTAGAGCTGTTGCTCAGTCGTGCGGGCAAACCTGTTTCGCGCGCTGACATCCTGCACGAAGTCTGGGGTTACACGCCCAGGTGTCAGGCAGATACCAGGGTTGTCGATGTGCATGTCTCCCGCCTGCGCGCCAAGATCGAGGAGAATCCCAAGAACCCAGAGTTCATCATCACTGCCCGAGGTCTGGGCTACCTGTCCCAGCGCTTAGCCGATTACGATCAGGCAGTCAGCGCTTAA
- a CDS encoding YlcI/YnfO family protein, with protein sequence MANPFIGVRIPPELHQAIIERMQATGQSRSEIVIAALEKYLEIHPCPDRLTLIEKRLSDLEEITKQVK encoded by the coding sequence ATGGCAAACCCGTTTATTGGAGTGCGAATTCCTCCAGAACTTCATCAAGCTATTATTGAACGCATGCAAGCAACTGGGCAGTCACGCTCCGAAATTGTGATTGCTGCGTTGGAAAAGTATCTAGAAATTCATCCTTGTCCCGACCGATTAACCTTGATCGAGAAGCGCCTCTCTGACTTAGAAGAAATCACAAAACAGGTGAAGTAA
- a CDS encoding tocopherol cyclase family protein translates to MPPKSESPANPVPTPHNGYHWNHQPGRFFEGWYYRVTLPSTATEVGPTFAFMYSIEDPIGNSPHSGGAAQILGPEDVYLWRTFPGLTRFWATEHSLGLGHWGSKVVGTPRLLDPEVFEQQVSEGYQATDTLHQGILRDPGTGEVTRWCYRIQPVYGWGNADQPSQATMGWLSYLPVFEPGWQVLMAHGWAEGWIEWRGQRYEFRQAPAYGEKNWGGAFPQKWFWLNCNGFTAEPNLALTSGGGLRGFGIPPVQVLESVAMVGIHYEGKFYSFMPGDRVVCDIQPWGHWQVTAENRFHRVRLIGSSQRPGTALRAPTERGLVFCCRDTMYGQVEILLEARSGLGWQTVVQARSDQGGLETGGGPWDGPWHFEC, encoded by the coding sequence ATGCCTCCAAAGTCTGAATCCCCAGCGAACCCCGTGCCAACTCCCCACAATGGCTACCACTGGAACCACCAGCCAGGCCGGTTTTTTGAGGGTTGGTACTACCGCGTGACTCTCCCTTCAACAGCCACTGAGGTAGGGCCAACTTTTGCCTTCATGTACTCAATTGAGGATCCTATTGGCAACAGCCCACACAGCGGCGGCGCTGCCCAGATTTTGGGGCCTGAAGATGTCTATCTCTGGCGCACCTTTCCCGGTTTGACGCGTTTCTGGGCTACGGAACATAGTCTGGGATTAGGGCATTGGGGAAGCAAGGTAGTGGGCACGCCTCGCTTGCTAGACCCCGAAGTGTTCGAGCAACAGGTGAGCGAGGGTTATCAGGCAACCGACACTCTGCATCAAGGTATCCTCCGCGATCCAGGCACTGGCGAGGTAACCCGCTGGTGCTACCGCATTCAGCCGGTATATGGCTGGGGCAATGCCGATCAACCTAGTCAGGCGACCATGGGCTGGCTCTCGTACTTGCCTGTGTTCGAACCGGGCTGGCAAGTATTGATGGCCCACGGCTGGGCCGAAGGCTGGATCGAATGGCGGGGTCAGCGCTACGAGTTCCGTCAGGCTCCGGCCTACGGCGAGAAAAACTGGGGTGGAGCTTTCCCGCAAAAATGGTTCTGGCTCAATTGCAACGGCTTCACGGCTGAGCCCAACTTGGCTCTGACTTCGGGTGGCGGCTTGCGCGGCTTTGGCATCCCACCTGTACAGGTCCTTGAATCAGTAGCGATGGTGGGCATTCACTACGAAGGCAAGTTCTACAGCTTCATGCCAGGAGACCGAGTGGTCTGCGACATCCAACCCTGGGGTCACTGGCAGGTGACTGCCGAGAACCGGTTTCACCGAGTACGCTTAATCGGCTCGAGCCAGAGGCCAGGGACAGCGCTACGGGCTCCCACCGAGCGAGGCTTAGTCTTTTGTTGCCGAGACACGATGTACGGTCAGGTCGAGATCCTGCTGGAAGCGCGTTCAGGGCTGGGTTGGCAGACGGTGGTGCAGGCCCGAAGCGATCAGGGTGGGTTGGAGACCGGCGGTGGCCCCTGGGACGGTCCCTGGCATTTCGAATGTTGA